A stretch of DNA from Bacillus sp. SM2101:
TTTCCTTGTTTAGCATTGCAATTGCTCCACCTACAAAAGCGCCTGCCATCATCCCTTTGAACAAATTATTTGCTGACATGCTCACCTCTCCCTTTTATAACACCATTCAAATATTATGTTTATTTTTTATCATCTGCAGTAAATTCTCACAGCCTTTGACGACTAAATCATATACTTCTTCAAAATTCCCTGTAAAGTATGGGTCTGGCACATCATCTATATCACTTTCAGGAACAAGGTCAAGAAGTCTTCCAATATAACCTGTTTTATTGTACCCCGCCATCTTATGGAGGTTTCCAATATTTTCAGAATCCATACCAATAATATAATCAAAATTCTCTAAATCATTTTCAACAACTTGCCGTGCTTTCATACCTTCGAAAGGAATCCCCTTACCTGTTAGTATCCCTTGTGTACCTTCGTGAGGTGGCTTACCTATATGCCAATTTCCTGTGCCCGCAGAATCTATTGTTATTTTATCACCAAGACCTTGGTTGTTAACTATTTCTCTGAACACAGCTTCTGCCATAGGCGAGCGACAAATATTACCTAAACATACAAATAAAACTCGAATCATGTTTTCCAACTCCTTTATCTTTCCATCTCCATT
This window harbors:
- a CDS encoding low molecular weight protein-tyrosine-phosphatase, translating into MIRVLFVCLGNICRSPMAEAVFREIVNNQGLGDKITIDSAGTGNWHIGKPPHEGTQGILTGKGIPFEGMKARQVVENDLENFDYIIGMDSENIGNLHKMAGYNKTGYIGRLLDLVPESDIDDVPDPYFTGNFEEVYDLVVKGCENLLQMIKNKHNI